A window from Kovacikia minuta CCNUW1 encodes these proteins:
- a CDS encoding chemotaxis protein CheB yields the protein MTSDSSQSPMFELAGEPIESPFPIVGVAASAGGLEAFTQLLSHLPTDTGMAFVLIQHLAPDHESLLSEILARTTQMSVCEVQNNTTVEPNQIYVIPPNAKMVLSNGVLQLSPREKVLGKYMPGDAFFASLAVDRGHKAIAVVLSGSDGDGSLGLKAIKAVGGVTFAQCEDTAQFDSMPNTAVATGNVDFVLPPAKIAEELANLSRNPMLARPLPPIVTEASPQPADALATIFALLRSNTGVDFSRYKPNTIDRRIQRRMLLYKLEQLEDYVAYLQAHPAEVKALYEEILIHVTSFFRDPDAFDLLKEQVFPTITQNKSTDMPIRIWVAGCSTGEEVYSIVICLLEFLEDQATQFPIQIFATDISEVAIDKARAGIYAENQMVEVSMARRRRFFHAIEGERFQINKAVRELCVFARQNLGSDPPFSNLDLISCRNVLIYLGDALQKRIMPIFHYSLNPTGFLLLGTAESIGQSSDLFTLVEKKYRLYTKNSNATRPIVSFIPSSYPLTKVRDRQLVPPPAEEFDLQKKVDHLIANHYAPVGVVLDDKMQVLQFRGNVDRYLKLTSGVANFNLFNLLRDGLLVEVRAAIYQAQRQEVPVTKHGLHLEEGDSRSETLREHSRIVSLQVIPFKVPMTEESRFLVLFEDAPPASSPSSIYLDLPQGDLERENARLREELAAASQERAATQEYLQAIIKEQEHTNQDLKVANEEILSSNEELQSTNEELETAKEEIQATNEELNTTNEELRSRNGELHQVNNDLTNLLASINIPILMLTNDLCIRRFTPMAQRLFNFIPGDTGLPLSDIRANLNVPDLESLLLEVLETLSVKELEVQTQGGHWYTLRIRPYRTTENQIDGVVLVLLDIDALKRNAVTLEAARNYAEAIVETVQVPLLVLESDFRVNTANQAFYVTFQVSPLETMQTLLFDLGNGQWNIPGLRSRLEEILTNNSSLQNFEVEHEFERIGHRVMLLNGWNIVQAEGTQRILLAIEDITERKQFETERSHLLSQEQAARQEAESANRAKDEFLSNLSHQLRNPLNTMLGWSQLLCKRQLDEAAVDRALEVIERSARLQSQLIEDMLDLSRITSGKLRLNTRLLDLASIVNITIESVQLAAEAKTIQPVSHLDAAMVVGDSDRLQQGIWNLLTNAIKFTPPGGQIEITVAPVQSYAEIRVSDTGQGIPAELLPYVFDRFRQGDSSTTKARQGLGLGLAIVRHIVELHGGTVRAESLGEGQGTTMTVRLPLRSMPPEFTLLSDLESTAEGLSEVVNQEVPSLTGLRILVVDDEVDSLDLMRYILEADGAGVVTVTSVREAINALTESPGKYDVLLADIGMPGEDGFSLLRQVRALDGAVGGQIPAAAITAYVSDRERQQAIEAGFQMHMAKPIDPTQLIWMVANLGGRVSVEELQGQDQ from the coding sequence ATGACTTCTGACTCCTCGCAATCACCGATGTTTGAATTAGCTGGGGAGCCAATTGAGTCCCCTTTTCCCATTGTGGGAGTAGCTGCTTCTGCGGGTGGCTTAGAAGCCTTTACACAATTACTCAGCCATCTCCCAACTGATACGGGCATGGCATTTGTGCTGATTCAGCATTTAGCGCCAGATCACGAGAGTTTGTTGAGTGAGATTCTCGCTAGAACGACACAAATGTCAGTCTGCGAAGTGCAGAACAACACAACTGTAGAACCAAACCAGATTTATGTAATTCCGCCTAACGCCAAAATGGTGCTCTCAAACGGTGTATTGCAACTGTCGCCGCGTGAGAAGGTGTTGGGCAAATATATGCCAGGAGATGCCTTTTTTGCTTCGTTGGCAGTCGATCGCGGGCACAAAGCGATCGCCGTCGTTTTGTCGGGATCGGATGGTGATGGTTCGCTGGGACTGAAGGCGATTAAGGCAGTTGGAGGAGTCACATTTGCTCAATGTGAAGACACCGCCCAGTTTGACAGTATGCCTAACACGGCGGTTGCCACCGGAAATGTTGATTTTGTGCTACCGCCAGCAAAAATTGCTGAGGAACTGGCAAACCTGAGCCGCAATCCGATGCTGGCTCGTCCACTGCCACCCATCGTGACAGAAGCATCGCCTCAACCTGCGGATGCCTTGGCGACAATTTTTGCTTTGTTGCGCTCCAATACGGGCGTTGACTTTAGCCGCTATAAGCCCAACACCATCGATCGGCGAATTCAGCGACGGATGCTGCTGTATAAGCTAGAACAGTTGGAAGACTATGTTGCCTATCTACAAGCGCACCCGGCGGAAGTCAAAGCGCTGTATGAAGAAATTTTGATTCATGTCACTAGTTTTTTCCGCGACCCAGATGCATTTGACCTGTTGAAAGAGCAAGTCTTTCCCACAATTACCCAAAACAAGTCTACTGACATGCCCATTCGGATCTGGGTCGCGGGCTGTTCGACGGGCGAAGAAGTGTATTCGATCGTCATCTGTTTGCTGGAATTTTTGGAAGATCAAGCCACCCAATTTCCAATCCAGATTTTTGCGACCGATATCAGTGAGGTCGCGATCGACAAAGCCAGAGCAGGCATTTATGCCGAGAATCAGATGGTAGAAGTGTCAATGGCACGCCGCCGTCGGTTTTTTCATGCCATTGAGGGAGAGCGATTTCAAATTAATAAAGCGGTGCGTGAACTCTGTGTATTTGCCCGTCAAAATTTAGGCAGCGATCCCCCGTTTTCTAATCTCGATTTAATTAGCTGCCGCAATGTGCTGATCTATTTGGGAGACGCGCTGCAAAAGCGGATTATGCCGATCTTTCATTACAGTCTCAATCCGACCGGCTTTCTGCTGTTGGGCACCGCCGAGAGCATTGGTCAATCGTCAGATTTGTTTACGTTAGTCGAGAAAAAGTACAGGCTTTACACCAAGAATTCTAATGCGACTCGTCCGATAGTTTCGTTTATCCCAAGTAGCTATCCGCTGACGAAGGTGAGAGATCGCCAATTAGTGCCCCCTCCAGCCGAAGAGTTTGATCTTCAGAAAAAGGTTGATCACCTGATTGCCAACCATTACGCTCCAGTGGGAGTGGTGCTCGACGATAAAATGCAGGTGTTGCAATTTCGGGGAAACGTCGATCGCTATCTAAAACTGACCTCTGGAGTTGCGAACTTCAATCTATTCAACTTATTAAGGGATGGCTTACTGGTCGAGGTACGCGCCGCTATTTATCAAGCCCAACGGCAAGAGGTGCCCGTCACCAAACACGGACTCCACCTGGAAGAGGGTGACTCTCGTTCCGAGACACTACGTGAACATTCGAGAATTGTTAGTCTTCAGGTGATTCCCTTTAAAGTTCCAATGACTGAAGAGTCCCGCTTTTTAGTGCTGTTTGAAGACGCGCCCCCCGCTAGTAGCCCTAGTTCGATCTATTTAGATCTGCCTCAAGGAGATTTAGAACGAGAGAACGCCCGACTCAGGGAAGAACTTGCCGCTGCCAGTCAGGAACGAGCCGCAACTCAGGAATATTTGCAGGCGATTATTAAAGAGCAGGAGCATACGAATCAAGACCTCAAAGTTGCCAATGAAGAAATTTTGTCCAGCAATGAGGAACTGCAAAGCACGAATGAGGAGCTAGAAACTGCCAAAGAAGAAATACAGGCAACCAACGAAGAACTGAACACGACGAATGAAGAACTTCGGAGTCGGAATGGGGAATTGCACCAGGTCAATAACGATTTGACCAATCTGCTGGCCAGCATCAACATCCCCATTTTGATGTTGACCAACGATTTATGCATTCGCCGCTTCACGCCGATGGCACAGCGATTATTCAACTTTATTCCGGGGGATACCGGACTACCTTTGAGTGACATCAGAGCGAATCTCAACGTCCCAGACTTAGAGTCGTTGCTGTTGGAGGTGCTGGAAACCCTGAGTGTGAAAGAGCTGGAGGTGCAAACCCAGGGAGGGCATTGGTATACGTTGCGGATACGCCCCTATCGCACCACCGAAAATCAGATCGATGGTGTGGTCCTGGTGCTGCTGGACATTGATGCCCTCAAGCGCAATGCTGTCACCCTCGAAGCAGCTCGGAATTATGCCGAAGCGATCGTCGAAACAGTCCAAGTGCCGCTGCTCGTGCTGGAGTCTGATTTTCGGGTGAACACCGCCAACCAAGCCTTCTATGTCACGTTTCAGGTGTCCCCTCTCGAAACCATGCAGACGCTGCTGTTTGATTTGGGCAACGGACAGTGGAATATCCCTGGATTGCGATCGCGGCTGGAGGAAATTCTCACTAATAATTCGAGCCTGCAAAACTTTGAGGTGGAGCATGAATTTGAGCGAATTGGGCACAGAGTGATGCTACTGAATGGATGGAATATTGTTCAAGCTGAAGGAACTCAACGAATTTTGTTAGCGATCGAAGACATTACTGAGCGCAAGCAGTTTGAAACCGAGCGATCTCACCTCCTGAGCCAGGAACAGGCTGCCCGTCAAGAAGCGGAATCTGCTAACCGTGCCAAAGATGAATTTTTGTCGAATCTCTCCCATCAACTCCGTAACCCGCTCAATACCATGCTGGGCTGGTCGCAATTGCTTTGCAAACGGCAACTCGATGAGGCAGCCGTCGATCGTGCGTTAGAAGTGATCGAGCGGAGTGCCAGGTTACAGTCTCAACTCATTGAAGACATGCTGGATCTTTCGCGCATCACCAGCGGCAAGCTGCGCCTCAACACAAGGCTGCTGGATCTGGCCTCCATTGTGAATATCACGATCGAATCGGTGCAACTTGCGGCTGAGGCAAAAACGATTCAACCTGTTTCACACCTGGATGCTGCAATGGTTGTGGGTGACAGCGATCGCTTACAGCAAGGGATCTGGAATCTCCTAACTAACGCAATTAAGTTCACACCTCCAGGTGGACAAATAGAAATCACGGTTGCACCTGTGCAGAGTTATGCTGAAATTCGAGTCAGCGACACTGGACAAGGCATTCCGGCGGAGTTATTGCCCTATGTGTTCGATCGCTTTCGTCAAGGAGACTCTAGTACCACGAAAGCGAGGCAGGGGTTAGGCTTAGGTTTGGCGATTGTCCGACATATTGTAGAACTTCATGGTGGCACAGTGCGAGCCGAAAGTCTGGGTGAAGGGCAAGGAACTACCATGACCGTGAGACTCCCTCTCCGCTCGATGCCCCCAGAGTTTACGCTGTTGAGTGACTTAGAATCCACAGCAGAAGGGCTTTCAGAAGTTGTAAACCAGGAGGTTCCCTCACTGACGGGCTTACGCATTCTGGTGGTTGATGACGAGGTGGATAGCCTCGATTTGATGAGGTATATTTTAGAAGCAGACGGAGCAGGCGTTGTGACGGTTACTTCAGTTAGAGAGGCGATTAATGCTCTAACTGAATCTCCTGGAAAATATGACGTGCTTCTGGCTGACATCGGGATGCCAGGTGAAGATGGGTTTTCTCTGCTTCGGCAAGTGAGAGCACTTGATGGGGCTGTCGGAGGGCAGATTCCAGCAGCGGCAATTACAGCGTATGTCAGCGATCGAGAGCGGCAGCAGGCGATCGAGGCTGGGTTTCAAATGCACATGGCTAAACCGATTGACCCAACTCAATTGATTTGGATGGTGGCAAACCTAGGTGGACGAGTAAGCGTGGAGGAATTGCAGGGGCAAGATCAGTAG
- a CDS encoding transposase, translated as MSLFPTILLVVGKVNFTNLSRYSEWSEKTYRRQYTQAFNFIGLNAQLIQEAVPPSATQIGAIDCSFIAKSGKMTYGLDWFYNGSRNRTEKGLEISVIAVIDVEARRGYSLSVQQTPATNPGKQTQAQSKTVSWQTIEQVQQRLQQLPPKPPTPAPLTRIDHYLEHLKHTRQSLPPAVKYCVADGVYSKQKFVAGVVALDLHLISKLRSDANLRYLYTGEQKPRGARRKYDGKVDFKDLSRLTFVEQLEAGLTLYTAVVWHVSLKRQIRIAYLVDTRKAGKTGVALLFSSDVELDAKLMVQYYQARFQIEFIFRDAKQFTGLCDAQTRDPQRLEFHFNASLTTLNLAKYQEQLRPTQPDATVSSVPFSMASYKRFAFNDHLLERFICQLELDPTLIKSHPNYENLRSYGIIAA; from the coding sequence TTGAGCTTGTTTCCCACGATTCTTTTGGTGGTAGGCAAAGTCAACTTCACTAACTTGAGTCGGTATAGTGAATGGTCAGAGAAAACCTATCGCCGTCAGTACACTCAAGCGTTCAACTTCATAGGACTCAATGCTCAGTTGATTCAGGAGGCAGTTCCGCCTAGCGCGACTCAGATTGGCGCAATCGACTGCTCGTTTATCGCCAAAAGTGGCAAAATGACCTACGGCTTGGACTGGTTCTACAACGGCAGTCGCAATCGCACCGAAAAGGGCTTAGAGATCTCGGTGATTGCGGTAATTGATGTCGAAGCTCGCCGAGGGTATAGCTTGTCGGTGCAACAAACCCCGGCAACCAACCCAGGGAAGCAGACTCAAGCACAAAGCAAGACTGTTAGCTGGCAGACGATTGAGCAAGTACAGCAGAGGTTGCAACAGTTGCCCCCGAAACCTCCCACACCTGCCCCCTTGACTCGGATTGACCATTATCTGGAGCATCTCAAGCACACTCGTCAGTCTCTGCCGCCAGCAGTGAAGTATTGTGTTGCCGATGGCGTCTATAGCAAGCAGAAGTTTGTTGCAGGAGTCGTGGCGTTGGACCTACACCTGATTAGCAAATTGCGCAGTGATGCCAATCTGCGCTACCTCTACACGGGTGAGCAGAAACCTCGGGGTGCCAGACGCAAATACGACGGCAAAGTAGACTTCAAAGACCTCAGTCGTCTCACCTTTGTAGAACAACTTGAAGCTGGCTTAACCCTTTACACTGCTGTAGTTTGGCATGTCTCCCTGAAACGGCAAATTCGCATTGCTTACCTGGTCGATACTCGTAAAGCCGGGAAAACGGGTGTGGCCTTGCTGTTTTCCAGTGATGTTGAACTGGATGCCAAATTGATGGTGCAATATTACCAGGCGAGGTTCCAAATTGAATTCATTTTTAGAGACGCAAAACAGTTTACAGGGTTGTGTGATGCTCAAACTCGCGACCCTCAAAGACTCGAGTTCCATTTCAATGCCTCTCTAACGACGTTGAACCTGGCAAAATATCAAGAGCAATTACGTCCAACTCAACCCGATGCAACTGTGTCTTCAGTCCCCTTTTCGATGGCAAGCTACAAGCGCTTTGCCTTCAATGACCATCTGCTGGAGCGATTTATTTGCCAATTAGAGTTAGACCCAACTTTGATTAAATCCCATCCCAACTATGAAAACCTCCGTTCCTACGGCATTATAGCCGCCTAA
- a CDS encoding DEAD/DEAH box helicase: MTFQTLGLSTELLRAINDEGYTTATPIQQQAIPAILQGHDIFASAQTGTGKTAGFTLPLLQRLNLSSSRKGYRNPRALILTPTRELAAQVGDSVKTYGKYLAPKSAVIYGGVGFVPQVQALKRGVDIVVATPGRLLDHITQKTVDLSQIEILVLDECDRMLDMGFIHDIRKLLVKLPASRQTLMFSATFSPAIRQLASTLLKQPVHIEVAPRNTAAEQVEQIVHPVDRARKRELLSYLIGFNNWKQVLVFTRTKHGANRLAEQLAQDGLKTAAIHGNKTQAARTRALADFKQGKVRVLVATDVASRGLDIDQLPHVVNFELPNVPEDYVHRIGRTGRAGHVGQAISLVSQDENSLLKGIEQLLNRNLTTDVISGYEPTASSRLQSEAKPAQPRSKQRRGGQRQTHVAPSPSRGKKSDATGSRKRKQLRAI; the protein is encoded by the coding sequence ATGACATTTCAAACTCTCGGTCTTTCGACCGAATTGCTGCGTGCTATTAATGACGAAGGCTACACTACAGCAACGCCAATTCAGCAGCAAGCTATTCCTGCAATTTTGCAGGGACACGATATTTTTGCGAGTGCCCAAACTGGAACTGGTAAGACTGCCGGTTTTACGCTGCCATTACTGCAACGCCTGAACCTCTCATCCTCCAGAAAAGGCTATCGCAATCCGCGTGCCTTGATTCTGACCCCAACTCGTGAACTAGCTGCTCAGGTCGGTGATAGCGTCAAAACCTATGGCAAATATCTGGCTCCTAAGTCGGCGGTGATTTATGGCGGTGTTGGCTTTGTGCCGCAAGTACAAGCGTTGAAACGGGGCGTAGATATTGTCGTCGCGACTCCCGGACGGTTACTAGACCACATAACACAGAAGACCGTCGATCTGTCCCAAATTGAGATTTTGGTTCTAGATGAGTGTGATCGCATGTTAGACATGGGGTTCATCCACGACATTCGCAAACTATTGGTAAAACTGCCCGCCTCTCGGCAAACGTTAATGTTCTCTGCCACCTTTTCGCCCGCGATTCGGCAACTCGCTAGCACCTTGCTCAAACAGCCTGTGCACATTGAAGTGGCACCTCGTAATACAGCAGCTGAACAAGTTGAACAAATCGTGCATCCCGTTGATCGCGCCCGCAAACGAGAATTGCTATCTTACCTAATTGGCTTTAATAACTGGAAACAGGTCCTGGTTTTTACCCGGACCAAACACGGGGCGAATCGTCTGGCTGAGCAATTGGCTCAAGATGGGCTGAAAACTGCTGCAATTCATGGGAATAAAACCCAAGCTGCCCGGACTCGGGCCTTGGCTGACTTTAAGCAAGGGAAGGTGCGCGTTCTTGTTGCCACCGATGTTGCCTCGCGAGGGTTAGACATTGATCAGCTTCCTCATGTAGTGAATTTTGAACTGCCCAATGTACCGGAAGACTATGTGCACCGGATTGGTCGAACGGGTCGTGCGGGACATGTAGGACAGGCAATTTCTCTGGTCTCGCAGGATGAGAACTCCCTGTTAAAGGGGATCGAGCAGCTATTAAACCGAAATCTAACAACAGATGTCATTTCGGGCTATGAACCGACGGCTTCTTCTCGGTTACAGTCAGAGGCGAAACCGGCTCAACCACGATCAAAACAGCGCCGAGGGGGACAGCGCCAAACGCACGTTGCTCCATCCCCTTCCCGTGGAAAAAAATCTGATGCTACTGGCAGCCGGAAGCGCAAACAGCTTCGCGCGATTTAA
- a CDS encoding ATP-binding cassette domain-containing protein: MPYKYQTVLGEFGTNLSGGQRQRLAIARAIVTNPPILILDESTGSLDPIAETKLLDRLLKKHRQGKTTILISHRPRVILRSDWIVLLDQGKLKLQGSPKELCQGPGEHLDFLSP, translated from the coding sequence TTGCCCTACAAATACCAAACTGTATTGGGTGAGTTTGGCACCAATCTTTCTGGTGGGCAGAGGCAACGATTGGCGATCGCCCGTGCGATTGTTACCAATCCTCCCATATTAATTCTAGATGAATCCACGGGATCGCTCGATCCAATAGCAGAAACCAAACTACTCGATCGGTTGTTGAAGAAACACCGACAGGGAAAAACGACGATTCTGATTAGTCATCGCCCAAGGGTGATTTTGCGATCTGACTGGATTGTTCTACTTGACCAGGGAAAGTTAAAGTTGCAGGGTAGCCCAAAAGAATTATGTCAAGGTCCTGGTGAGCACCTAGATTTCTTATCTCCATAA